A genomic stretch from Fervidobacterium gondwanense DSM 13020 includes:
- a CDS encoding carbohydrate ABC transporter permease: protein MAKFTTKTNPRYFHKSQLKFYFILAPIALFMTLPIIFIFSQAFKPLDELFLYPPRFFVRRPTLDNFYQLFALTRTSNIPVSRYLMNSILTAFFTVLFTIIISVFAGYTLSKKHFKAKGVIFTINNLALMFVPIAVIIPRYFIIQSLGLIDTFIINILSLLAMPIGVFLVKQFIDQIPDALIDAALVDGANDFHIIFNIIIPLLKPAISTVGILAFQVAWNSAEASTYYINNENLRTFAFYVSNLTQATGNTIAGQGISAAAGLIMFVPNLILFIVMQSRVMNTMAYSGLK from the coding sequence ATGGCAAAGTTTACGACTAAAACAAATCCAAGGTACTTTCACAAAAGTCAATTAAAGTTCTATTTCATACTGGCACCTATCGCTTTGTTTATGACGTTGCCGATAATTTTTATCTTCTCGCAAGCTTTCAAACCTCTCGATGAATTATTTTTGTATCCACCGAGGTTCTTTGTTAGAAGACCGACGCTTGATAATTTTTACCAACTCTTTGCCCTGACAAGAACATCCAATATTCCAGTAAGTAGGTATCTTATGAACAGTATACTCACGGCATTTTTCACCGTGCTTTTCACAATAATCATATCTGTTTTCGCTGGTTACACACTTTCCAAGAAACATTTCAAGGCTAAGGGAGTAATCTTCACCATAAATAACCTTGCTCTTATGTTCGTTCCGATAGCGGTTATTATTCCAAGGTATTTTATAATTCAAAGTCTTGGACTTATAGATACGTTCATAATAAATATTTTATCGTTACTTGCCATGCCAATAGGTGTCTTCCTTGTGAAACAATTCATCGACCAGATACCAGATGCGCTTATCGATGCCGCCTTGGTCGATGGAGCCAACGATTTCCATATAATATTCAATATCATAATCCCTCTTCTCAAACCTGCAATCTCAACAGTAGGGATTCTCGCTTTCCAAGTTGCTTGGAATAGTGCCGAAGCCTCAACGTATTACATAAACAACGAAAATCTCAGAACATTTGCATTTTACGTATCGAATTTAACTCAAGCAACGGGAAACACTATAGCAGGTCAAGGTATCTCAGCAGCAGCTGGTTTAATCATGTTCGTACCGAATTTGATATTGTTCATAGTTATGCAATCAAGAGTTATGAATACAATGGCTTACAGTGGATTAAAGTAG